CTACGAATAATGGATTCGTCACTGACAAAATCTTTCTTGATGGTTAACATATCTCAAACGGCTAATttggtttaaataaattataatagctaaaatatgatataaaaataCACTGAACCTCAATCAATATACCTACCTTTTGCTTTTGAAGTTGTTAACACTCCGTCCATGGATACATtattttaagtacttaattCGTTGGTCTCGTGAATAGTTAAGAGCGGATCCGTAAATGCGTTTCGAGATCATACAATTGTGTTAACACTTGTTCTTAATAATAGTCGTACGtatattataaaataggtattttccttccctaagaaaaaaaaaaaacagaatataaaaatAGGTGCAGAGGTATATTTTCAAAACAATCAAATTAAGCATACTTACTACATTTTCTTGTTCGTAACCTTTTTGATAGAATTTATTGTATCTGAGTGccttataatgtgtacaaaatACCACAGTTTATACAAATGACGCATTTACCGtgaaattatataaatcaatgcCATAAACCGATGGAACATGGAATAGGAAACGTAGCTAAAACAAATAAGATTATTGATCAAGTAAAGTAGATAATATCGTACAAAGTATAAATAATCGTTCTGCTTATAGTTAGTTATaggttatttattgtgtttcattGCGATAACAATATAATTTGTTTCTTGAAACATGTCTAGTGCCATCATCTGACGTCGGCGAAAGGGCTTCTACatgttattatttgtttgtttaaatttgtacttattttaccTACATTAACGGCAATTCACAAATCAAGTGCCTTAGATGAACtttgtacatatttatgtaataattatttttcaataaagtattataacgaaaaataataattattttatacctacatatatacacttatgtaattgttttccaaaaacaaaataaagaatacttttattacttttagttAAGTGAGATTGTGCATATGTCTGTTTTGATGTGTGTAATATTGATTTGGCATTAGTAAATATTTGGATAATGCATCTTGAATTTTTATGATTCCTTTCCCTATAGATTTAGGACTTGATTTTGCCGCATGCAGTGATGACTTTCACGTCGCCTGGGGGGCTACGGCAAACATCATAGTCTTCGAACTGTGATGTTTGCAGTAGCTCTGCAAGGGCCAGTCTCCtctccagcgctgggccatcttgtagaggagccataacgcACTTGCAgtgtagtatttttcaaactcggtGGGTAGGGTGACAGGTGTCATgtccatataatttataacctaaaaacgccaaatctcgcaaaattgtacTGGGATAAATCTGTCAGCCTACCCATCGAGTTTAAAAATTACTATAAAaccaaaaacattacctacttaattcaATCTGTGAAATTTCCTGTAGGTTTAGACGTTCTCGTCAACTTAAAGTTTGTCGAGTTGCAAATGTGGAAAACATTGGCAATAAATGCATAGGTACAACTATGACTACATACCTACTTCGAAGGTGACAAAAATTGCGGCAATACTAGAAATATCTACTATTGCTACCTATTGCAATTATCGAGTTATGGAGGAGGAGAAGGCAACAACTTGCGTTGCTGTAATAGAAAGCTAGTAGTTACAAAGAGAATAAGATAAGAGCTAAGCATATTGTGATTCttgttatttatgaaaaataaacagtttattttttttaaatagtgtattTATAGAGGGTTGTTGTCAtagtttgtaaattttgtagtcacagtaaatttactgccatctttcgacataggattaaaactaaaaatgaaaatgaataaaaatatcaaaaaatataatattatatatatgtcgcaggcattttttaagaatccgccgtttacaaacggcgccgtCATTTCATAAACGCGAAGCGGTATGCAAATTGCAAAAGGCAATTTGTTAGTGCGCTTAATAATAGCGTCAACGTCAAACGTTGTGGGTTTCGTTAGGGTGACCAtggcttaaaaaaaacttaaacttcACAACTTAACTTGACGGAGCCCCGCCAGCCCCGCTTCgctattcaatcaatcaatcaatagtttattgataacaagcgttacacgtcatttaacattttctgtttagcacactttataggtacatacaattataaatattcaaaaatatatttattattactattatgtaattattaattattatatttatttatgggcggtttgcccttcggtcATCTAAAGTTGCGTAAcctccgtgaaaacattacactgggGAAAAAAGCGCAGGTAGGTAAGTAGATTAGATGTTCTCACGGACGTCAccctaaatcaataggtaggtaggttaggttcgttaggtagcttcaaatgcccgaagggcaaacagGCCAGAAATAGAGGCCCcgccgtctagttaagttgtgaaggaaTTGTTGAACACCCCAGCGTTTGTAATAGTTTTCAtgtgcagcgccacgcgtggtaaattaaagaactaattcgaccaaaatgccGCGGTAAAATGCAAACGGCGTCGTTACATTTAACATAGGGTATTTTACATAATGCCGACTTTTTACAAATAgccttcggcaatttgcaaacCGCTTCGCGTTTGTGTATTAacggcgccgtttgtaaacggcggattcttgcAAAATGACAACGCCATAATATGACTTTGAcccgtgttctttcactgatatgtgctaaaattgtttaatatcaaacggtgtcgccatctcCAAGAGCATAGgtcaaaggtatggcgccatctattcgagtatatttttttcttgattttccgaggtaCGTTTATTTATCTTACCTATATAGGTACGAAGTTAAATATATCTTTGGTAGTAACATGTCACTGTCACTGACCTGGCCCTTGTTTCCTATAACAAAAACGCCTAGCAGTGTTgtattcgaatttcgaatcaaatacataataattaccCTTCAAGTTGCCTGCATTCTTTGAGCTCCACCAATGAACGGGCAATGAACAGCTGACAGACGCCTGGATAGCAATCTGTCTAGTTTTGTTGTTCTCTTTATTTTATACTCTTTTCCGGGGCTAATAAAACTCTTCATCTATTATCTTCGATCATTAGTTTGtgtgatttaatatacatataatatatacagcttcaaattaattaaataaaaagcgcCACCTAACAAATGCGTTGTAAACTAATTAAAGCGCCAGACGCGGTCTTAGAGTTTGGTTGAAATTGAATAACACTTAATGAGACACAACGCCTACGGAGGAGATTGTAACCACCATTTTCACTAGATGGCGTTTAAATCGTTTAATTCAATCAGAAGCATTCAGTGagctgtttgttttttttttccgttattttattatacttaggccaattatacaatattaatatacaATCACGAAGACGACGAAGTCAgtgacgaagatcatgtctaacgtccatgttgcgCCAACTCCcatattaatcggaggctctgcgctcgaagttgttgacgattatgtatacctaggacaaacagtccagttaggtaggtccaacttcgagaaagaggtcactcgtcgaatccgactcggttgggcagcgttcgggaagctccacagtatcttttcgtccatattgccgcagtgtcttaagtcaaaagtctttaacccgtgtgtgttgccagtgatgacatacggatctgagacgtgggcgctaatgATGGgtctcataagaaggctcaaggtcacgcaaagggcaatggagagagctatgctcggggtttctctgcgtgatagtcagaaatgatgatatccgcagtagaactagggtcaccgacatatctcgcagaattgcaaaccttaagtggcagtgggcggggcacattgctcgcagaaatgatggccggtggggccggaaggttctggagtggcgtccgcgtaccggaagacgaactgacggtaggcctccaacgagatggagcgacgacctgaccgcgggaattcggtggatgcgagcggcacaggatcggtcggagtggcgagccttgggggaggcctatgtccagcagtggacgtctatcggctgatatgatgatgataatgataaatatacaatttaaaatgatAGGAACACAATTTCAGTAAATTGTGTCTatcattttaaatttggatttttttatcCATACTAGCCCATTGAAATCGTACTCAAAAAGGGGGGTTGCCTTGCATGAAATCGggcatttctgtttttttttttatgttatatgtGATGAAGTGGTTATGACATCCGAGTTTTCGACGTCGGAAACCCAGCGGatcattgtcaaatttttgaaaaacctcaaaattttCAGACTTTTTAGTTTCTGCCAATTTTTACCAACAAGGACTTATTTTACGGCAAATGTCAATATGAACACTTTAAAGAAGACTAAATTATCAACAAAACGTGACCAATTTGGCCTATTAAGACCTGATAGTTCTTTAGATACAGCTGTTCTAAGTTGCTGAGGtgagtaaacaaaataatagaaGGGTTGTACATTTTGCCTTGCATCAATcgggtagttctgatttttttgtatgttctaTTTGATGAATTAGTTATGGCAAATCCAAGTTCATCACCTGGGAAACCCTCCGGTTAttgtcaaattaaaaaaaaacataaattctcACTTTTTTCAGTTTCTGCCATTTTTTTACCAACAATGACCTATTTTACGGCAATTGTCACTaagaacttcttcttcttctttgccatgtcccgttatttggggtcggccctcctcgttcGAAGGCGCCAGGTttttctgtcctgggttgtcgatATGTTAGTCTGCGCCCGCTCCATGTCTTTGGTAACGGTTGTCCACCACGTGGTAAGCGGCCTCCCTTTGCCGTTCGTTTTGTCTGGGATGGCCAAGGCTTTTTTGACAGCATACTCTTCGTTACGcctcatcacatgcccgaaCCATCTCATACGGCTTTCAGCCATCTTTTCTGCAATGGGAGCGACCTTGAAAGAGCCTCGTACATATACATTTCGGACTCTGTCCAGTCTCGTCACTCCCGCTGCCCACCtcagcattttcatttcattggtGTGCATCTTCTGTTCATGTTTCTTCTTGGTCGCCCAGCACTCGGAGCCATACATTAATGCCGGTCGTACTGCGGTTTTGTAGACGCGCCCTTTTAGCCGAACTGGCATGCGGCTGTCACAGAGTACCCCGGTTAGGGTCCTCCATCTCAACCATCCTGCGTTTACTCTGTGGGTGACGTCTGCGTCTATGTTGGCATCTGCCGTCAGCATGGATCCGAGGTACTTAAACTGATCAACCTTAGGCACTGGCTGTCCTTCAATGACGATGTCTGTGCTTGGAATTGGCTGGTCACTGAAGCTGCATTTTAGGTATTCGGTCTTGGATCGACTGATGCGCAGACCATTGTCCTCAAGCGCTTGTTTCCATTGCTGGATGGTGGCATTTAGTTTGTTCGCGCATTTGTCGATGAGCACAATGTCATCTGCGTAGAGCATTGTCCACGGGAGAGAAGACTGGATATCTTTAGTGAGATAATCCATAGACAAATTAAACAGGAATGGGCTAAGTGCCGATCCCTGATGCACGCCTACCTTTACTCCGAACGGTTCGCTAAGTCCGGCTAAGCTTTTAACTTGCGTGCTGATGCGATCATACATGTCCTGTACTAGGGATATATAGTGTTCGGGTATTAGCTGTGACCTCATAGCCTGCCACACTAATTTGCGTGGTACCCTGTCAAAGGCTTTTTCGAGGTCTATGAACACAAGGTGTAAGTCTTCCCTATTACGCCGATGTTTTTCCATGAGAACTCTTATGGTCTGGATCGCATCTGTTGTAGCTTTCCCTGCCGCAAATCCAAATTGGTTTTCAGATATGGAAACAAGCTGGCCTAGACGGTTGTTGAGAACGCGTTCCCAAATTTTGAGTGTGTGAGAAGTAAGTTTGATGCCTCTGTAGTTGCTGCAGTCACTGACGTCtcctttgtttttataaaaggGAACCAGGATGCTATGGCGCCATGAATCTGGGATCTTCTTCGAAACAAGGATTAAATTGAACAGTTTAGCAAGCCATTCTCCTGCAACAGGTCTAAGGTATTTCCACACGTCCGCCGGTATGTTATCCGGCCCTACTGCTTTGTGGTTTTTAACTTTCATAAGGGCATTCAAAACCTCCTGCACACTTATTCTGTCGAGGGGTCCAGCAGTTGTTGGTATGGCACTTAAGGGCTTGTTTGGAAATTCCTCGTTGAGAAGGCGCTGATAATATTGACACCACCGGCGATTGATTTTGCCGTTTTCGGTCAGTAGAATGCCATTTTCGTCTTTGACATATTTGTTAATTTTGATGTCGAGACTTGCACCGTGTCGATTTTTCGCGAGTTTAAATACTTCCTTATCGTTAGTGGCTTTCTCAAGTCTGTCGTAGAAGCGATTTCTAGAGTCTGCCCTATTTTGTGCTACTATGCGTTTGGCCAGCTTCTTAGCGTTTTTGTATTCAATATGGTCGGTGTCTTGTCCTGTGCTCTGCCATTGTTTGAAGAGCTCTTTTTTACGCCTCAGAGTGTCCTTAACTTCTTCATTCCACCATGTGGGATCTTTGTTGGTGCTTAGAAGACCCTTTGATACTCCAAGTGTTGTTTTGGCTTCTTTTACACATAGATCTTCGAAACGCGACCACATCTCCTCCGCTGTAGTGTTGTATTTGTCTTCAATATCTTCTACCATCTTTTTTCGAAGTGTATCCAGTAGGTTGCCTCCTTTTTCGGTGTTAAGTAAATGCCACTTAATTTTTGGGGTTCTGTTTGGAAGGAATTTTATCGGTTTCGGAAGCCTTATACTGCTAACTAAAATCCTGTGTTGTGACGTAAGTGCTTCCCCAGGGATCACTTTGCAGTCCTTAAAGGTTTTAAGCATGTTCCTATCAGCTTTATTTCCACTTTTGTATGTAATCAAATGTTGTgtgtttttcttaaaaaatgtattaattattgCCAGGTTATGTCTCATACAAAATTCTAAAATTTGTTGCCCATCTTTATTAAGTGTGCCATATCCAGACTCTCCCTGAATAATTCTATACGCTGGGTTGCGGTTTCCCACATGGCCGTTGAGGTCGCCTCCGATGTACTTTACTTCTCCTGGACCGATCGAGTTGAGCAGGTCATCAAAGTCTTCCCAGAACGCATCCTTTTCGGTATCTGTACATCCGGTTTGTGGTGCGTACGCTGATATGACATTCAGGGGTGGTTGTCTGTCCATGGCCAATTTTACAGCTATAAGTCGGTCACTTTTTCTGTCTACCCTAATTACACGCTGTTTCAGGTACGAATCCAGTACCACGGCTACTCCGTTTCTCGTGTTGGTGGTGCCATGATATATCAGTTGATATCCAAGTCCCAAATCCCGTGATTTTGAACCATTCCATTTTGTCTCTTGTAGGCAGCATATGTTAAGTTTTCGCGCCTGCATTATTTTTGCTAGTTCTTGACTTCGTCCGGTAAGGGTGCCGAGATTCCACGTGGCCAGCCTAATGTTTGACTGTATTTGGGTATGCGAATTCTTGTTCTTGTCATCCATTTCGTCGCTTACGGGGGACGCCCTAGCATTATCTTCTTGACTCGCATAATTCGCATCTCTATTTCCAGCGTCGCTTCCGGGGTACGCCCTAGCAGTTATCACTCTCTTTGTTTTGCCTTTATTCATATTACGAGGAGGAGGGGATTGACTTTAAGTTTTACGGCCGGTTGTCACCTGACGCCAAGGCTGTATCTTACACTAAGGTGTGGGCGCTGCCGTTGACCATTCTTGGTTCATCCGCCACCATCCCTTCTGAGCGCTCCAGCCTAAACACTCAGCACTGCATGGACCTCTACTTTAGTTACGCTAAAGAAGCTCCCTGCAGGGGTTTGGTATCGAAGTATCCATCTCCGGCCTGTTGGTCCGCGGAAGCTATTTAATTTCACTCCTACCCCCCAGATTCTAGAGAAAGAACCTGGTGAGTGTTCCCCTATCCGCCACGCGTTCTCTAGGGGTGAGGCTCCCCCGAGAATCTAGGGGTGAGGCTCCCCCGGCAATTGTCACTAAGAACACTTTAAAGAAGACTAAATTATCAACAAAGTATGTTTAAGTGAGAAGGCAATACACCATATAGTTTGTAAgatacaactgtacaaatatttccaaaaaaaattttttttacatttttttaagttttgtcaaTGTGGTCAACTATGGACCCATTTTGCGTCATAACTCCACATACGGTATTAAAGTACACGTCATTCGCAACAGAATGAGACCAATTTGGTCTATTAGGACCTGATAGTTCTTTAGATACAGCTGTTCCAAGTTGCTGAGGTGAGTGAACAAATTAATATAAGGGTTTGTAAAATGAAATGCGACATaagaaataagtattataatttacaaaaaaccggccaagtgtgagtcggactcgaagtcgaacccttcgtgcgcgagtttaaataatgtaatagattatttaaaaaaaatgtatgttctAAATGGCCTTTAGTCTGGCCTtagtcaaa
The sequence above is drawn from the Cydia strobilella chromosome 2, ilCydStro3.1, whole genome shotgun sequence genome and encodes:
- the LOC134749470 gene encoding uncharacterized protein LOC134749470; amino-acid sequence: MNKGKTKRVITARAYPGSDAGNRDANYASQEDNARASPVSDEMDDKNKNSHTQIQSNIRLATWNLGTLTGRSQELAKIMQARKLNICCLQETKWNGSKSRDLGLGYQLIYHGTTNTRNGVAVVLDSYLKQRVIRVDRKSDRLIAVKLAMDRQPPLNVISAYAPQTGCTDTEKDAFWEDFDDLLNSIGPGEVKYIGGDLNGHVGNRNPAYRIIQGESGYGTLNKDGQQILEFCMRHNLAIINTFFKKNTQHLITYKSGNKADRNMLKTFKDCKVIPGEALTSQHRILVSSIRLPKPIKFLPNRTPKIKWHLLNTEKGGNLLDTLRKKMVEDIEDKYNTTAEEMWSRFEDLCVKEAKTTLGVSKGLLSTNKDPTWWNEEVKDTLRRKKELFKQWQSTGQDTDHIEYKNAKKLAKRIVAQNRADSRNRFYDRLEKATNDKEVFKLAKNRHGASLDIKINKYVKDENGILLTENGKINRRWCQYYQRLLNEEFPNKPLSAIPTTAGPLDRISVQEVLNALMKVKNHKAVGPDNIPADVWKYLRPVAGEWLAKLFNLILVSKKIPDSWRHSILVPFYKNKGDVSDCSNYRGIKLTSHTLKIWERVLNNRLGQLVSISENQFGFAAGKATTDAIQTIRVLMEKHRRNREDLHLVFIDLEKAFDRVPRKLVWQAMRSQLIPEHYISLVQDMYDRISTQVKSLAGLSEPFGVKVGVHQGSALSPFLFNLSMDYLTKDIQSSLPWTMLYADDIVLIDKCANKLNATIQQWKQALEDNGLRISRSKTEYLKCSFSDQPIPSTDIVIEGQPVPKVDQFKYLGSMLTADANIDADVTHRVNAGWLRWRTLTGVLCDSRMPVRLKGRVYKTAVRPALMYGSECWATKKKHEQKMHTNEMKMLRWAAGVTRLDRVRNVYVRGSFKVAPIAEKMAESRMRWFGHVMRRNEEYAVKKALAIPDKTNGKGRPLTTWWTTVTKDMERAQTNISTTQDRKTWRLRTRRADPK